DNA from Mucilaginibacter mallensis:
CTTTTTATGGGATGAATAATGAACGCATTCCTGATATTTACAAAACCGGTCGCGACTATTATACCTACTGGTTTGTGAAAGATTTTAAAGAAGCACAACCACAGGGCAACAACCAGGTTTATTTAAATTTTCGTGGGGTAAATTACAGCTGCGATGTGTTTTTAAACGGGCATAAGCTCAATGCCAAACTGCATTCGGGCATGTTTTTGCGCCAGAGCTACAACGTGAGCAAATGGCTGGCAAATGATGGCAATAACCGTGTAGCCGTTATAGTTTACCCGGCTGATGTGGCGGGCAACCCCAATGGCGGTCAGGGTGGCGATGGTACCATTGCCCGTAACGTTAGCATACAATATACTGCAGGCTGGGACTGGATACAACCTATCAAAGATCGCAACACAGGCATTTGGGATAAGGTAACCATTGAAAAGACCGGTGCAGTAAAGATCAATGATCCGCATGTGATCACTTTGGTGTCGGGTGTAAGACAGCCTGAAGGACCACAACAGCCGGCTATTATACAAGTATCAGCAGAACTGCAAAATGCAGCCAGCACCCTTGTTACCGGCACATTACAGTACAACCTGGATGGTAAAGCAGTAAGTAAAACCATCACACTGAAAGCTAATTCAACACAAACGGTACAATTGGATGATTATAGCCTGAAGAACCCCAAATTATGGTGGCCAAATGGGTACGGCCCACAAAACTTGTATAGCTTAAACCTGCAGTTTGTTGCTGCGGGTAAAGTGTCCGATCAAAACAATATTGAAGTCGGGGTACGCCAGTTAACCAGTGAATGGAACGAGCGCACCGAAAGCAGGCAGATCAATGTTAACGGGCAAAAGATATTTATAAAGGGTGGCGACTGGATCATTTCCGACGAGATGCTACGCTTTACAGACAAACGCTATGATGCCGAAGTACGTTTCCATCGTGATATGAACCTGAACCTGATCAGGGTTTGGGGTGGCGCTTTGATTGAAAGGCCCGAGTTTTATGCTGCCTGCGATAAATACGGTATGCTGGTTTTCCAGGATATGTGGGGATCGGGCGATTGTAACGGCCGCTGGGTTGACCCGATGAAACTAGATGATCAATGGACGCGCCGCAAATATCCGGATGATCATGCGTTGTACATTAAATCAATTGAGGACCAGGTAAAAATGGTGCGTAACTATGCATCACTTGCCATTTGGTGCGGTGGCAATGAGATCACCCCTCCCGAGGATATTTTGGTGGCTCTGCGTGATACCGTTATGCCTAAGCTGGATAATACACGCTGGTTTGTGGAGTATTCCAACTCCGAAAAAATGTCGCGCAATGTGTTAGGTGGTAACGGTGACGGGCCTTATGGCATACAACCGCTATCCACTTTCTGGGATCACCGGACATTTCCGTTTAACTCCGAAGTTGGCTCAATTGGCATAAACGATTATGAAGCATTTAAACGCTTTATGCCTGTGCAAAATAGGATAGCGCCTGAATATGATGCATCTACAGGTAAAACAAAAACCGATTCTGTTTGGGAGTACCACAAATATATTGGCTATGATACCTCTATCAACAAATACGGCAAAGCGAAAGATCTGGAGGATTTTTCGGCGAAGGCACAACTGGTAAATTACGACCAGTACCGCGGACTAATGGAAGGCTTCAGCTCGCATATGTGGGATTGGTATACCGGTGTTATCATCTGGAAAACACAAAACCCATGGACAGCTTTACGCGGGCAGATGTATGATTATTACCTCGACCCGAATGCTTGTCTTTATGGCCTGCACAGCGGCAGCGAGCCACTGCATATTATGTATAACCCCGGCGATGGTACAGTGATGGTAGCCAACAACACCTTTAAAACCCATACCAACATGATGATAGTGGTTAAAACCTATGACATGAATGGTAAAGACAGCCTGCTCACACAAGTATTTTCGGATATAACGCCTGCTACCACCAAAAGGTATTTCAGCATAAAACAAGAACTTGATAAGCTTGCCAAAAATAAAGGTGCTTTTGTTGATCTTGAATTATTAGACTACAACCAAAAGATCATCAGCCAGAATATTTACTGGGTACCAAATGAAAAGGGCGATTATACAGGGTTGCAATCAATGCCGGCATCGCAGGTAAGCACAACTGCAAGGCAAATTGCAAAAGGAAAAATTGAGGTTACTTTAATCAATCCTAAAAATGCGCCGGTGGCATTTTTCAATCGCTTATCTTTAGTAGATGGGCAAACAAATCAACGTTTGTTACCTGTTTTTTATAGCGATAACTATGTATCAGTATTACCGGGCACCAGCAAAACTGTTACTATAGATTATGATACAGATCAATATCCAAATATGCCATTGCTAAGCATAAGCGGCTGGAATTTGAAGGAACAAACTGTGCATATCCAATAAATCTATTTACCCTCTCAATCCATCAATTGAGAGGGTATTATACTGGGCAAAATAGAACAGTAAAGCCATATATCCGCCGTAAATAATCTGTGTAAAAACATTGTTCCATTGCTCTATCATACTTGAGCCAAATATGAGTGCCAACATTAACGTTACACCTAAAATTGTTGCAAAGCGGGTAAACAAACCCAGCAGTAATAATATGCCTGTAAGCAGTTCAAGCACTGGTAAAATATAGCCAAAAGGCAATACCAGTGCTTCAGGAAGTATAGACTTACTGAATGATGCCGCCATGCCATGACTGAACGTATCAAGCTTGGGCAATCGTTCCAATCCGTGGCCAAAAAAGCTCATCCCGATAGGTAACCGGGCAAGCAGGTAGGTGAATGATTCCTTTTTCATATGATCCTATTTTTTTAACATGATAGATGAGCGTTCAGGGTTAATTATTGAACCCGGTTTAATTTTAGCGTCCCCGAACCGAAATCAGGTGCAGATTTAGTTTATAGTATTTTTTAGTAAAAAATTACAGATAGATTGATTACGCTTACCAAGCGATTATAAAGCAGATACCGCGTAAATTATTCATTATGTAGTAAACAAATCCAATTCATTCAAATTGTTACACAAAGCGCTATAATAGTTACATAAACTAAACAATTCAAGCCCCTAGCATTTAGATGTTTGCACACCTAAATAATTTTCACACCCAAAAAGAATATTATTGCTTAATAAATTATTATTTACTGATATTCTTTCATAGCTTTAAGACCCAATTCTTAAGTATTATGGTGCGTAATACCTTCGTTTTAGTATTAGCTGGTTTACTTTTATGCTTTTGCGCTTGTAAAAAGGACAGCAGCATACAAGTAAACCCTGCACCAGATAGTCTTAAAATAAAACAAACCCTGATAGTTGGCGAATGGACATTACAAAAGCAAACCTTAGTATCGTATGTAAATAATGTGCTGATAACTGATACCACCTGCGTAGCATCAGATAGTGTTCATAGTATTGCAAAGTTTAATAACGACAGCACCTTTAAAAGTACAAGTAACGCACTGGTAACAAGCGGATCGCTCCCATCAGCTATAAGTGCCAGTGTTGGCGGCACATACAGCTTTTCTAAAACTACCTTTAACCTTACGCCAACAGTTACGGGCCTCGATTTTTCAGTTACAGGCACTTTAAGTACAGGAATTATCACCTCCTTGCCCACCCTTACAACCATAACCCATACAGTAACCATTATTAGCATTAGCAGCACCAGCCTGGCGTTTCATACGGTGGATATTTACACTGAAACTTATAATGGCACTTCAAACGCGTATGAGAAAATACAAAACTTTTACTACTCCAAATAAAGTTCTCTGCCATTATGTACCAATCTGAATTATAATACATTATCTTAGTACTAAGATAACGGCAACCTTAAATAATTTAATGTACGATTCAACGCTCATGTTGTCACGCATTGGTATTATCTTAAATATCGATGCTGACTTTAACGATCATCTTTTTGAGCGGGGTGTTGATTATACGTGTAAAAATTTCACAACACTGTTTAACGCTTCACAAACAGAATTACTCAAAAATTTTTTGGATAAGGTCTTTACCACAGAAAAGCTGCAATGTATTGAGTTTTTCCAGGGATCGAGCTTTTATCAACTAAAGTGCATAGCTACCAGCCCGGGCCATGCCATTTGTATAATCACCAATAATACAAGGCATTTAGATACCTTAATGGAACTTGAAAATCATAATATGAAAACCCTGGTTGATACCTATATTGATTGGGTATGGTCATTTGATATCAATTTCACTCTGGTTACTGCAAACAAAGGCTTTTTAGAAGCCCGCCGCCGGGTTGATAATAAAGCTTTAAGCATTGGAGATAACATTTTTAAGTATGTTGATGACAAAGGGTATAAAAAATGGATGCCTGTTTATGAACGCGCCTTAAGCGGAGAATTGATTCACCTTGAAGAGAAAAGGGATAACAATGGCGTTGAATATTATGTTGAAATTTATATATCGCCGGTTTATAACAAGCAAAATGAAATTATCGGTTGCCTTGGCATAACCCGCGATATAACAGAACGCAAACACGCGCAACTTGCAATTGCAGGTTATACCAGTAAGCTTGAAGAATTTGCATTTAAAACATCACATGACCTGCGAAGGCCCGTGGCTAATATAATGGGCGTGGCTAACCTGTTATGTACCGCCGATCTGGATGAGGAAGAAAAAGCCAAAGCTATTAATTATATAGCTGTATCAATAAATGAGCTGGACAGTATAGTTATAAGCATGACCGAGATCATACAGTTAAGTCAAAATAAAAACCTCGATTAATGTAACCGGTAAAATTGGTCATAGATTTTAAAAAAGATTATTAAAAATTTACTACTTTCATATCCATGGAAATAACAAACCAAAAAGATGAATTAAAAAGGGTTAAAACAGCCTTGTTTCTTAACCTTTTGCCAACTGGTTTTGGTTTGTATGAACTTATAGCATCAATGAACAGCGGTACCACCTGGCGCATTGTTTGCGCTGCGGTAGGTTTCGGTGGCATGCTTCTTTTATCAATTTTTGTATTTGCAAGATTGTTAAAACTGCAAAAAGCTGAAAAGATCCTATTGTAATTCATTCACTCCAAATCAATTTTCCTTAATCTGCCTTATTGCGGGCATCCTCACCAACAAAATATTATCCCCCAATATTTTATTTTTCATCTGGGCGTAACAAACAATATATACCACTGTCAAACAGTTACATATGGCATAATTGATTGTGGCTTGTAATATAGTTTCATCATATCCCAAGCGATTGCCTTATGCCATTTCTAACTCAGAATAACTAATACATATTAACCAATAATAACTAGTGATTATGAAGTTAAGCATTACATCAGCTTTTATATTTGCTGTAGGTTGCTGTTTGCCATTCGCCGCATTATGCCAGGGTGCACCGCATTATTCGTCAGTAATTGATACGGCAGACAGGCCGCAGGTATTTGCCCCGGGCATCATATCCACCCCTAATAGTGAATGGGCTACATCTTTTACGCCTGATGAACAAACGGTATATTCATCACAAGGGGCCATTTATTGGACAATAGTTTTTTCAAAAAAACAGAACGGAGTTTGGCAAAAACCAAATGTTGCAGCTTTTTCAGGCAGGTTTCGTGATACCGATCCGTTTGTAACACCTGATGGCAAAAGGATTTTCTTTATTTCCAATCGCCCTACGCCTGAGATGCCGCAGGATAAATCACAACGCGCAATGCATGTATGGTATGCCGATCATTTAACAGGTGATAACTGGGGCATCCCTCATCACCTGGATTCAATCATTAACTTAAATGGTATTGGTAATTATGCTCCGTCTGTAAGCGCGAAGGGTACGC
Protein-coding regions in this window:
- a CDS encoding TolB family protein — its product is MKLSITSAFIFAVGCCLPFAALCQGAPHYSSVIDTADRPQVFAPGIISTPNSEWATSFTPDEQTVYSSQGAIYWTIVFSKKQNGVWQKPNVAAFSGRFRDTDPFVTPDGKRIFFISNRPTPEMPQDKSQRAMHVWYADHLTGDNWGIPHHLDSIINLNGIGNYAPSVSAKGTLFYCSRRKELTGMQSFYATWLGDHYAAPKQLIIKGAAEIQDPFIAPDESYIIFLNGNDIYISFKKDGEWAEAQSLGPQVNNGDGNSSPCVSPDGRMLYYSSNRVQGFYKRDLSKPALNYDQLVQENNGLFNSNGNILMIPIHLPKS
- a CDS encoding DoxX family membrane protein, translated to MKKESFTYLLARLPIGMSFFGHGLERLPKLDTFSHGMAASFSKSILPEALVLPFGYILPVLELLTGILLLLGLFTRFATILGVTLMLALIFGSSMIEQWNNVFTQIIYGGYMALLFYFAQYNTLSIDGLRG
- a CDS encoding glycoside hydrolase family 2 protein is translated as MSIKNILASSVAVLLLTFLSQTKAIAQSQYELNTGWKCGKATDIHTDGASISKNNFPINTWQNATVPGTVLTTQLNNKQIPDPFYGMNNERIPDIYKTGRDYYTYWFVKDFKEAQPQGNNQVYLNFRGVNYSCDVFLNGHKLNAKLHSGMFLRQSYNVSKWLANDGNNRVAVIVYPADVAGNPNGGQGGDGTIARNVSIQYTAGWDWIQPIKDRNTGIWDKVTIEKTGAVKINDPHVITLVSGVRQPEGPQQPAIIQVSAELQNAASTLVTGTLQYNLDGKAVSKTITLKANSTQTVQLDDYSLKNPKLWWPNGYGPQNLYSLNLQFVAAGKVSDQNNIEVGVRQLTSEWNERTESRQINVNGQKIFIKGGDWIISDEMLRFTDKRYDAEVRFHRDMNLNLIRVWGGALIERPEFYAACDKYGMLVFQDMWGSGDCNGRWVDPMKLDDQWTRRKYPDDHALYIKSIEDQVKMVRNYASLAIWCGGNEITPPEDILVALRDTVMPKLDNTRWFVEYSNSEKMSRNVLGGNGDGPYGIQPLSTFWDHRTFPFNSEVGSIGINDYEAFKRFMPVQNRIAPEYDASTGKTKTDSVWEYHKYIGYDTSINKYGKAKDLEDFSAKAQLVNYDQYRGLMEGFSSHMWDWYTGVIIWKTQNPWTALRGQMYDYYLDPNACLYGLHSGSEPLHIMYNPGDGTVMVANNTFKTHTNMMIVVKTYDMNGKDSLLTQVFSDITPATTKRYFSIKQELDKLAKNKGAFVDLELLDYNQKIISQNIYWVPNEKGDYTGLQSMPASQVSTTARQIAKGKIEVTLINPKNAPVAFFNRLSLVDGQTNQRLLPVFYSDNYVSVLPGTSKTVTIDYDTDQYPNMPLLSISGWNLKEQTVHIQ
- a CDS encoding PAS domain-containing protein, translated to MYDSTLMLSRIGIILNIDADFNDHLFERGVDYTCKNFTTLFNASQTELLKNFLDKVFTTEKLQCIEFFQGSSFYQLKCIATSPGHAICIITNNTRHLDTLMELENHNMKTLVDTYIDWVWSFDINFTLVTANKGFLEARRRVDNKALSIGDNIFKYVDDKGYKKWMPVYERALSGELIHLEEKRDNNGVEYYVEIYISPVYNKQNEIIGCLGITRDITERKHAQLAIAGYTSKLEEFAFKTSHDLRRPVANIMGVANLLCTADLDEEEKAKAINYIAVSINELDSIVISMTEIIQLSQNKNLD